Proteins encoded by one window of Cupriavidus sp. EM10:
- the sodB gene encoding superoxide dismutase [Fe] encodes MEHTLPPLPYAHDALAPHISKETLEFHHDKHHQTYVTNLNNLIKGTEFENASLEEIVKKSSGGIFNNAAQVWNHTFYWESMKPNGGGQPTGALADAINAKFGSFDKFKEEFTKTAVGTFGSGWAWLVKKADGSLDLVSTSNAATPLTTDAKPLLTCDVWEHAYYIDYRNARPKYVEAFWNVVNWDFASKNFA; translated from the coding sequence ATGGAACACACGCTCCCTCCTCTTCCGTACGCGCATGACGCCCTGGCTCCGCACATCTCCAAGGAGACCCTGGAGTTCCATCATGACAAGCACCACCAGACCTACGTCACGAACCTGAACAACCTGATCAAGGGCACCGAGTTCGAGAACGCTTCGCTGGAAGAAATCGTCAAGAAGTCGTCGGGCGGCATCTTCAACAACGCTGCCCAGGTGTGGAACCACACGTTCTACTGGGAATCGATGAAGCCGAACGGCGGCGGCCAGCCGACGGGTGCCCTGGCTGACGCGATCAACGCGAAGTTCGGCTCGTTCGACAAGTTCAAGGAAGAATTCACGAAGACGGCCGTTGGCACCTTCGGTTCGGGCTGGGCATGGCTGGTCAAGAAGGCCGACGGCTCGCTGGACCTGGTGTCCACCTCGAACGCCGCCACGCCGCTGACCACCGACGCCAAGCCGCTGCTGACGTGCGACGTGTGGGAACACGCCTACTACATCGACTACCGCAATGCCCGTCCGAAGTACGTCGAGGCATTCTGGAATGTCGTGAACTGGGACTTTGCCTCGAAGAACTTCGCCTGA
- a CDS encoding LysR family transcriptional regulator yields the protein MESIQPPDPSDRNFRLSLPNRADALSTSFAASYAGIMAFMAVASEGSFARAGERLGMGRSAVSRNVQKLETQLSTRLFLRTTRTTQLTREGQRFFDNCHQGVTHIVEAMNDMLELRQGPPRGLVRISATVGFGRKIVAPLLDKFIKAYPDIAIDLLLDDRPTDFASEQIDVAFRNGRIEDSSIIAKQLIPMQMALCAAPSYVATHGLPQTLDDLPQHECINFRFSSGRIFEWEFKADGIVRKFLPRARMTFNDADLVLHAVLEGWGIAQMSAYQICHHIAKGELLVALARHAPDDRGHYICYLSRQHLPTRIRVFIDFMTEHIRALNLNCMTDFNAANDSDGAPLGATARG from the coding sequence ATGGAATCGATACAACCGCCCGACCCGTCGGATCGCAATTTCCGGCTCAGCCTGCCGAACCGCGCCGACGCACTGTCGACCAGCTTTGCCGCCAGCTATGCCGGCATCATGGCGTTCATGGCCGTGGCCAGCGAAGGCAGCTTCGCCAGGGCCGGCGAGCGCCTGGGCATGGGCCGCTCGGCCGTCAGCCGCAACGTGCAGAAGCTGGAAACGCAACTGAGCACGCGGCTGTTCCTGCGCACCACGCGCACCACGCAGCTGACGCGCGAGGGCCAGCGCTTCTTCGACAACTGCCACCAGGGCGTCACGCATATCGTCGAGGCCATGAACGACATGCTGGAACTGCGCCAGGGGCCGCCGCGCGGCCTGGTGCGGATCAGCGCCACGGTGGGCTTTGGCCGCAAGATCGTGGCGCCGCTGCTGGACAAGTTCATCAAGGCCTATCCGGACATCGCCATCGACCTGCTGCTGGACGACCGGCCCACCGACTTTGCATCGGAGCAGATCGACGTGGCGTTCCGCAACGGGCGGATCGAGGACTCCAGCATCATCGCCAAGCAGCTGATTCCGATGCAGATGGCGCTATGCGCCGCGCCATCGTACGTGGCCACGCACGGCCTGCCGCAGACGCTGGACGACCTGCCCCAGCACGAATGCATCAATTTCCGCTTTTCCAGCGGGCGCATCTTCGAATGGGAGTTCAAGGCCGACGGCATCGTGCGCAAGTTCCTGCCCCGCGCCCGCATGACGTTCAACGACGCCGACCTGGTGCTGCACGCCGTGCTGGAGGGCTGGGGCATCGCGCAGATGTCCGCCTACCAGATCTGCCACCACATTGCCAAGGGCGAACTGCTGGTGGCGCTGGCGCGGCATGCCCCCGACGATCGCGGCCACTACATCTGCTACCTGAGCCGCCAGCACCTGCCCACGCGCATTCGCGTCTTCATCGACTTCATGACCGAGCACATCCGCGCCCTCAACCTGAACTGCATGACCGACTTCAACGCGGCAAACGACAGCGATGGCGCGCCCCTGGGAGCGACGGCACGCGGCTGA
- a CDS encoding sensor histidine kinase yields the protein MTDAGEPMHANRLALLGRRVAMIVHDAVQPVASVATRGQSALRWLRHDPPDVRAAIASLERLVADAQRAGTLLAELRILASPVARPRQAVLLATVLRDTLHWLDDDMRRHGIDVETDLGHEDIVVLAEPAALQQLFANLMVNALEAMADTPLPARRLTVRLAASGPDAVIVISDRGCGIAADALPRLFDAFHTTKDDGVGVGLAICHRIVTDLSGSIRAENRRDGGARFEVHLRRQDQTASRAATT from the coding sequence ATGACTGATGCAGGCGAACCGATGCACGCCAACCGGCTGGCGCTGCTGGGGCGCCGCGTGGCCATGATTGTCCACGACGCCGTGCAGCCGGTGGCGTCGGTGGCAACGCGCGGCCAGTCGGCATTGCGCTGGCTGCGCCATGACCCGCCCGATGTCAGGGCGGCCATCGCCTCGCTTGAACGCCTGGTAGCCGACGCGCAGCGCGCCGGCACGCTGCTGGCCGAACTCAGGATTCTGGCGTCGCCCGTGGCACGGCCCAGGCAGGCAGTGCTGCTTGCCACGGTGCTGCGCGACACGCTCCACTGGCTCGACGACGACATGCGGCGCCACGGCATCGACGTGGAGACGGACCTCGGCCACGAAGACATCGTGGTCCTGGCCGAGCCCGCCGCGCTGCAACAGCTCTTTGCCAACCTGATGGTCAACGCGCTGGAGGCGATGGCCGACACGCCATTGCCGGCCCGCCGGCTGACCGTGCGGCTTGCTGCCAGCGGGCCCGACGCGGTGATCGTCATCAGCGACCGGGGCTGCGGCATTGCCGCCGATGCCCTGCCCCGCCTGTTCGACGCGTTCCACACCACCAAGGACGATGGCGTGGGCGTCGGGCTGGCAATCTGCCACCGCATCGTGACGGACCTCAGCGGCAGCATCCGCGCGGAAAACCGGCGCGACGGCGGGGCGCGCTTCGAAGTACACCTGCGCAGGCAGGATCAAACGGCATCCCGCGCCGCAACGACATAG